The following coding sequences are from one Nilaparvata lugens isolate BPH chromosome 4, ASM1435652v1, whole genome shotgun sequence window:
- the LOC120350803 gene encoding CLIP domain-containing serine protease 2-like yields the protein MNEKNLEHWIECCSGKIKAGDLNRDYDPDCDSNNLCAPVVQEYDIEEFIVHPEHINPELGKDIALVKIRDEFQFNDFVAPICLEYGDMVLEDHTGKDAIFAGWGKFRIDPVTSMLESPAVLQKITLPIRDESECNVSLSNITNPAVRDLQQVDALICAGGFPDQHIYHGDSGGSLAVLQVVGDDIPSDVL from the exons ATGAATGAGAAGAACTTGGAGCATTGGATAGAGTGTTG CTCTGGGAAAATAAAAGCTGGTGATTTAAACAGGGATTATGACCCAGACTGTGATTCCAACAATTTATGTGCCCCAGTAGTCCAAGAATATGATATTGAAGAATTCATAGTTCATCCAGAGCACATTAACCCAGAATTGGGCAAGGATATAGCTCTAGTCAAAATTCGGGATGAATTCCAATTCAACG ACTTTGTTGCTCCTATTTGCTTGGAGTATGGTGATATGGTGTTGGAGGATCATACGGGAAAGGATGCCATATTCGCTGGATGGGGTAAATTTAGAATAG ACCCAGTTACTTCTATGCTGGAGTCTCCCGCCGTACTTCAGAAGATCACACTTCCAATCCGGGATGAGAGCGAGTGCAATGTATCTCTGTCAAATATCACAAATCCTGCCGTACGTGATCTCCAACAAGTCGATGCATTAATATGTGCGGGAGGATTCCCTGATCAACACATCTACCACGGAGATTCGGGAGGGTCGCTGGCTGTACTTCAAGTTGTCGGAGATGATATACCCAG TGATGTGCTCTAA
- the LOC111052352 gene encoding phenoloxidase-activating factor 3, with product MKTLCYIIAVTFIKLIQGQPPEEQDILTPLFHPEICGLQPAIQTDPFTNYVKEREVVHRGEYPWVVFLEVGHPDWGIGKFTCKGSIISKRFVLTAARCLMPYRELVNRTNESIAGLHLSNEFTVDPSMYFSVNFTRSPNVVVRAGETNLKDVITSCDEMNCPPNVYLSKSVVWYFDDEPPEEGHDVALVETTKDIVFNDYVLPICLQPLVAAYNQLYKRDYLGERGIRVTGWGIPSSSDQFYFKLQKVPGHIFTEEEIVEFYYKYMTLSFRDVESYVSFFGVGDLSDGLYHDSDIGGPFIIKKMWEWGRTRYYLYGVYSFMANVSLPPYETTFVYSRVSHYLDWILENVETISRDY from the exons ATGAAGACTCTCTGTTACATCATTGCAGTGACATTCATCAAATTGATACAAG GACAACCACCAGAAGAACAAGACATCCTTACCCCTCTGTTCCATCCTGAAATCTGTGGCCTGCAGCCAGCAATACAAACTGACCCTTTCACCAACTATGTCAAGGAACGAGAAGTTGTCCACCGAGGAGAATATCCTTGGGTAGTGTTTCTCGAAGTCGGACATCCGG ATTGGGGCATAGGAAAGTTCACATGCAAGGGATCAATTATCTCCAAACGATTCGTCCTAACAGCTGCGAGATGTTTAATGCCGTATAGAGAGCTAGTAAATAGAACAAATGAATCAATTGCTGGCTTGCATTTAAGCAATGAATTCACCGTGGATCCAAGCATGTACTTCAGTGTGAACTTCACCAGATCTCCAAA TGTTGTAGTGAGAGCGGGAGAGACCAATCTTAAAGACGTAATTACCAGCTGTGATGAGATGAATTGCCCTCCAAATGTTTACCTGTCCAAATCAGTGGTGTGGTACTTTGATGATGAGCCACCTGAAGAAGGCCATGATGTGGCACTGGTAGAAACAACAAAAGACATCGTTTTCAATG ATTACGTGTTACCGATTTGCCTGCAGCCATTGGTAGCTGCATATAATCAACTTTACAAGAGAGACTATCTAGGCGAACGTGGCATCAGGGTGACTGGCTGGGGTATACCTTCCTCCA GTGATCAGTTCTACTTCAAACTCCAGAAAGTGCCAGGACATATTTTCACAGAGGAGGAGATCGTGgaattttattacaaatatatgACACTGTCATTCCGAGACGTGGAATCGTACGTGTCATTCTTCGGTGTGGGAGACTTGTCGGACGGACTCTATCACGACAGCGACATCGGAGGTCCATTCATCATCAAGAAAATGTGGGAGTGGGGGAGAACGCGATACTATCTGTACGGCGTCTATTCATTCATGGCTAACGTGTCTTTGCCGCCCTATGAGACCACATTTGTTTACTCCAGGGTCAGCCACTACCTTGATTGGATACTGGAGAATGTGGAGACTATTAGTAGAGACTATTAG
- the LOC120350804 gene encoding uncharacterized protein LOC120350804: MFHENVFNLDYDSPMFWFLGSVLPRMSSVEDVILAAAACVVLSKQRRPRRYWVRPSLNSRATYSGNDLLDDLNRDDVDPLSGELRTDGSFKNFVRMTSEDFEYITLMIGHKISKMDTNYRKAISVTEKLAVTLRFLATGDSYTSLSYLFKISKSTISLFVPEVCEALIDLLKDNIKVRRYK, from the coding sequence ATGtttcatgaaaatgttttcaacCTTGATTATGACTCGCCCATGTTCTGGTTCCTGGGATCAGTCCTTCCGAGGATGTCAAGTGTCGAGGATGTCATTTTAGCCGCGGCGGCGTGTGTCGTGTTGTCAAAGCAACGTAGGCCGAGACGATACTGGGTGAGGCCGTCTCTGAATTCCAGAGCTACGTACAGTGGAAACGACCTGTTGGAcgatttaaatagagatgatgtCGACCCTCTATCAGGTGAACTGAGAACGGACGGAAGTTTTAAAAACTTTGTAAGAATGACCAGTGAGGATTTTGAATATATAACTTTAATGATTGGTCACAAAATTTCGAAAATGGATACGAATTACCGAAAGGCTATTTCTGTAACGGAAAAACTAGCCGTAACCTTGCGTTTTTTAGCTACCGGAGATTCATACACAAGCTTGAGTTACCTGTTCAAGATATCAAAATCAACCATATCTTTGTTTGTACCTGAGGTGTGCGAGGCTTTAATAGATCTTCTGAAGGATAACATAAAGGTAAGACGTTATAAGTAG